One stretch of Pseudomonas fluorescens Q2-87 DNA includes these proteins:
- a CDS encoding enoyl-CoA hydratase, giving the protein MSYETILLEIKDRVGLITLNRPQALNALNAQIVSELNQALDLLEADPKIGCIVLTGSKKAFAAGADIKEMADLTYPQIYLDDLFSDSDRVANRRKPIIAAVNGFALGGGCELALMCDFILAGDNAKFGQPEVNLGVLPGMGGTQRLTRAVGKAKAMEMCLTGRFIDAVEAERCGIVARIVPADELLDDALKTAALIASKSVPISMMVKESVNRAFEVSLSEGVRFERRVFHAAFATQDQKEGMAAFVAKRPAEFQDK; this is encoded by the coding sequence ATGAGCTACGAAACGATTTTATTGGAGATCAAGGACCGCGTCGGCCTGATCACCCTCAACCGTCCCCAGGCCTTGAATGCCCTGAACGCGCAGATCGTCAGCGAGCTGAACCAGGCGCTGGACCTTCTGGAAGCGGATCCGAAGATTGGCTGCATCGTGCTCACCGGCTCGAAGAAAGCCTTTGCCGCCGGCGCCGACATTAAGGAAATGGCCGACCTGACCTATCCGCAGATCTATCTTGATGACCTGTTCAGCGACAGCGATCGCGTGGCCAACCGCCGCAAGCCGATCATCGCGGCGGTGAACGGCTTTGCCTTGGGCGGCGGCTGCGAGCTGGCTTTGATGTGCGACTTCATCCTGGCCGGCGACAACGCCAAGTTCGGCCAGCCGGAAGTTAACCTCGGTGTGCTGCCTGGCATGGGCGGGACCCAGCGCCTGACTCGGGCGGTAGGCAAGGCCAAGGCCATGGAAATGTGCCTGACGGGGCGCTTCATCGATGCAGTGGAAGCCGAGCGCTGCGGCATCGTGGCGCGGATCGTACCGGCTGATGAGCTGCTGGATGACGCGCTGAAAACCGCCGCGTTGATCGCTTCCAAGTCCGTGCCTATCAGCATGATGGTCAAGGAAAGCGTCAACCGCGCCTTTGAAGTGAGCCTGTCCGAAGGCGTGCGTTTCGAGCGCCGAGTCTTCCATGCGGCGTTTGCGACGCAGGATCAGAAGGAAGGCATGGCAGCATTCGTGGCAAAGCGCCCGGCAGAGTTCCAGGACAAGTAA
- a CDS encoding acyl-CoA dehydrogenase, whose product MLPTEEQTQISDAARQFAQERLKPFSAEWDREHRFPKEAIAEMAELGFFGMLVPEQWGGCDTGYLAYAMALEEIAAGDGACSTIMSVHNSVGCVPILKFGSDEQKARFLTPLASGTMLGAFALTEPQAGSDASSLKTRARLEGDHYVLNGCKQFITSGQNAGVVIVFAVTDPSAGKRGITAFIVPTDSPGYTVARVEDKLGQHASDTCQILFEDVKVPVANRLGEEGEGYRIALANLEGGRVGIAAQSVGMARAAFEAARDYARERDSFGKPIIEHQAVAFRLADMATQIAVARQMVHYAAALRDNGQPALVEASMAKLFASEMAEKVCSMALQTLGGYGYLNDFPLERIYRDVRVCQIYEGTSDIQRMVISRNL is encoded by the coding sequence ATGCTCCCGACTGAAGAACAGACTCAAATCAGCGACGCGGCCCGGCAATTTGCCCAGGAACGCCTGAAGCCGTTTTCCGCCGAATGGGACCGCGAGCACCGCTTCCCGAAAGAAGCCATCGCCGAGATGGCCGAGCTGGGTTTCTTTGGCATGCTCGTGCCGGAGCAGTGGGGCGGTTGCGACACCGGCTACCTGGCCTACGCCATGGCGCTGGAAGAAATCGCCGCAGGCGACGGCGCGTGCTCGACGATCATGAGCGTGCACAATTCGGTGGGCTGCGTACCGATCCTCAAGTTCGGCAGTGACGAGCAAAAGGCTCGGTTCCTCACGCCGTTGGCCAGCGGCACGATGCTCGGTGCCTTTGCCCTGACCGAGCCACAAGCGGGTTCGGATGCCAGCAGCCTCAAGACCCGGGCGCGACTGGAGGGGGATCACTATGTGCTCAACGGCTGCAAACAGTTCATCACCTCCGGGCAAAACGCCGGCGTGGTGATTGTGTTTGCGGTGACTGATCCAAGCGCGGGCAAGCGCGGCATCACGGCGTTCATCGTGCCGACCGATTCGCCGGGCTATACCGTGGCGCGGGTCGAGGACAAGCTTGGCCAGCACGCTTCCGACACTTGCCAGATTCTCTTCGAGGACGTGAAGGTGCCGGTGGCCAATCGCTTGGGCGAGGAGGGCGAGGGCTACAGGATCGCCCTGGCGAACCTGGAAGGCGGGCGCGTGGGGATCGCGGCGCAGTCGGTGGGCATGGCCCGCGCTGCGTTCGAGGCCGCCCGCGACTATGCCCGCGAACGGGACAGTTTCGGCAAGCCGATCATCGAGCATCAGGCCGTGGCGTTCCGTCTGGCGGACATGGCGACGCAGATCGCCGTGGCCCGGCAAATGGTGCACTACGCCGCCGCCCTGCGGGACAACGGCCAGCCTGCGCTGGTGGAGGCGTCGATGGCCAAGCTGTTCGCCTCGGAAATGGCGGAAAAAGTCTGCTCCATGGCGTTGCAAACCCTGGGCGGCTACGGTTACCTCAACGACTTCCCGCTGGAGCGCATCTACCGCGACGTGCGGGTCTGCCAGATCTACGAAGGCACGAGCGACATTCAGCGCATGGTCATTTCGCGCAATCTTTGA